GGGCGGCATCCTTCCCGAAGAAGACCAGCCCCAGCTTCTCAAGGCCGGTTGCAAGCGCGTCTACACACCCAAGGATTTCGAGTTGGGCACCATCATGGAAGACATCGTCGAAGTGGTGCGCGAGGCAAACGGTTTAGAGAGCGCGGCCTAGCCGCGCAACTTTGCAAAGCCTCTCCGTGAAAGGGCAAGGGGATTTCGCCCCTCCTCAAGCCGCACAAAAGCAAGCGCCGCGTCCCCTTCCCAGTGGACGCGGCGCTTTTGTTTGGTGGTTACGTGGCCAGAGGCTTATTCGAAATTGATGCCGACGTAACCGCCCGTGGAGAAGTAGCGGGTGTGGGTGTCCGAATGCTCAAGGCCGTGGGTGTAGCGGAAGTCCGCACCGATCGAGAGCTGGTCCACCAGCACGTATTCCACGCCGGCGCCAAAGTGCAGGCCGACATCGAGATACGAGGTGTTGTTCGAGGGCGGCGAGTTCACGAGGAAGGCCAGGCCGACCGGGATCACCCAGGGGCGAATGGGGCCCATGGAATCCAGGCGCAGCTTGGGCGCGACGGTGACGTTGAGCTCGCTCACGCTGACCTTGGTGAGGGCCGGGGTTACCGTGCCGCCGCCAAGACCTGTCACGATGGCGCTGCTGGCCTGCGCCACGCGCTTGTCGGAGAAGCGGGAGTAATTGAGAAAAATTTCGCCGAGCAGGACGTTGCCGCCGAGTTGGTCGGGATCGGTGAGTGCCAGATCAAGGCCCGCGCCAATGGAGCCGCCGCCTTCGTTGCTGTTGACGCCCGTGAGGGTGTCGGTGAATACCTCGCCGGCGCGGTTGTCGTTGAGCCGGCTGTAGGCGAAGCGGAAGAAGACCTGATCGAGCTTGTCGCCCGCGTGGGCGGGCTGCGCGCTCAGGGCCAGCGAGAGGACGGC
This region of Chrysiogenia bacterium genomic DNA includes:
- a CDS encoding outer membrane beta-barrel protein is translated as MRQSITITLGVALAAVLSLALSAQPAHAGDKLDQVFFRFAYSRLNDNRAGEVFTDTLTGVNSNEGGGSIGAGLDLALTDPDQLGGNVLLGEIFLNYSRFSDKRVAQASSAIVTGLGGGTVTPALTKVSVSELNVTVAPKLRLDSMGPIRPWVIPVGLAFLVNSPPSNNTSYLDVGLHFGAGVEYVLVDQLSIGADFRYTHGLEHSDTHTRYFSTGGYVGINFE